A single genomic interval of Dyella sp. GSA-30 harbors:
- a CDS encoding DUF2167 domain-containing protein produces MTSKSFLAALGLLAAFAFSPATHADTADDQGDAKVEAFLKTLHPKTGDVNVPEAQATLKLGSNYSYLGADDAQRVLTQLWDNPPDKEVLGMILPSTDPKILLDEKAWAVVVTYSADGYVSDEDAAKIDYSDMLKDMQQATKDENPERLKQGYPAIELVGWAEPPRYDSSSHKLYWARNLKFSGADGKDESSTLNYAIRVLGRHGYLSLNAVAPMAELAQVRADMPDVVSMAEFDAGNRYTDYNSSTDKLAAYGIGALVAGGIAAKAGLFAKLGVLLLALKKFIVIGIAAIGGVFAKLFKGKKAN; encoded by the coding sequence ATGACAAGCAAGTCCTTTCTGGCCGCGCTAGGCCTGCTGGCCGCGTTCGCCTTTTCGCCCGCCACCCATGCCGATACCGCTGACGACCAGGGCGATGCCAAGGTCGAGGCCTTTCTGAAAACGCTGCACCCGAAGACCGGCGACGTCAATGTGCCCGAGGCACAGGCGACCCTGAAGCTCGGCAGCAACTACAGCTACCTCGGTGCCGACGACGCACAGCGCGTGCTGACCCAGCTGTGGGACAACCCGCCCGATAAGGAAGTACTGGGCATGATCCTGCCCAGCACCGATCCGAAGATCTTACTCGACGAGAAAGCGTGGGCGGTGGTGGTGACCTATTCCGCCGACGGCTACGTGTCGGACGAGGATGCCGCCAAGATCGATTACAGCGACATGCTCAAGGACATGCAGCAGGCCACCAAGGATGAAAATCCAGAGCGCCTCAAGCAGGGCTATCCGGCAATCGAACTGGTGGGCTGGGCCGAACCGCCGCGTTACGACAGCTCGTCGCACAAACTGTACTGGGCGCGCAACCTGAAGTTCAGCGGCGCCGACGGCAAGGACGAAAGCAGCACGCTCAACTACGCCATCCGCGTACTGGGTCGCCACGGCTATCTCTCGCTCAACGCAGTGGCACCGATGGCTGAGCTGGCGCAGGTGCGCGCGGATATGCCCGACGTGGTGTCGATGGCCGAGTTCGATGCGGGCAATCGTTACACCGACTACAACTCCAGCACCGACAAGCTCGCTGCCTATGGCATCGGCGCGCTGGTCGCTGGCGGCATTGCGGCGAAGGCCGGTCTGTTCGCCAAGCTGGGCGTGCTCCTGCTGGCGTTGAAGAAGTTCATCGTGATCGGCATCGCCGCTATCGGCGGTGTCTTCGCCAAGTTGTTCAAGGGCAAGAAAGCCAACTAA